One genomic region from Streptomyces sp. Li-HN-5-11 encodes:
- a CDS encoding sugar kinase, producing MTMSLPRQAAHPGEPPPRPPEDRRHRNRRRAITLLIIVLLIGVPAVYLIISAAQSRDSGKDKEAKYSATGLTADYPSKVQQRLYQVPVPHPADRVAYYETNNWKTSRLYVQFRTTQPGLETFLGAVGVNRSDLKRGDITIDTRDRQVSGWRFTGPGPWWGLSHEQKNPAPTQDIVVNLSNPVLPMVYVVSRTVP from the coding sequence GTGACGATGTCACTGCCACGCCAGGCCGCGCACCCGGGCGAACCGCCGCCCCGGCCGCCCGAGGACCGCCGCCACCGCAACCGCCGCAGGGCCATCACCCTGCTGATCATCGTGCTGCTCATCGGTGTCCCGGCCGTCTACCTGATCATCTCCGCCGCGCAGAGCCGCGACAGCGGCAAGGACAAGGAGGCCAAGTACTCGGCGACCGGCCTCACCGCCGACTACCCCTCGAAGGTCCAGCAGCGCCTCTACCAGGTACCGGTCCCGCACCCGGCCGACCGGGTCGCCTACTACGAGACGAACAACTGGAAGACCAGCCGTCTCTACGTCCAGTTCCGCACCACCCAGCCCGGGCTGGAGACCTTCCTCGGCGCCGTGGGCGTCAACCGGAGCGACCTGAAGAGGGGCGACATCACCATCGACACGCGTGACCGGCAGGTCTCCGGCTGGCGGTTCACGGGGCCGGGCCCGTGGTGGGGCCTCAGCCACGAGCAGAAGAACCCCGCACCGACGCAGGACATCGTGGTGAACCTGTCCAATCCGGTGCTCCCGATGGTCTACGTCGTCTCCCGTACCGTCCCCTGA
- a CDS encoding DEAD/DEAH box helicase has translation MSDTAAAVTDPAAHTVPVRLAAVFLPAPLPREGRVAFWDPDGRTQDGEARPQDDRTGPTGHTIDGPSGEHRHAVDCPPEPTELTVVRRHGAGARRRTVQALSLPLGEALPHLVRARHDPAAHPATACWGAAALHALRLTARGRLLPGLTPTGHDAWRAGPLDPDDIAHLRAIAAALPYEGHAVPLSGPGPLLLPEPEALLRAFLDAVADTLPRTPAAPHTFGRPFADRRPQHLPHAHDWAAEVAAGMDAGVRISLRLDLSAYDAFDGAPDDDEAARRAGAAIIQVHSLADPTLVADAAALWAGEADAAFGPRARVDAALAVRRAARVWPPLDRLAEQEVPDVLALSEEEVTELLGVAATRLAAAGVAVHWPRDLAQDLTAAAVVRPAPGSATDGTGFFDSEELLAFRWQLALGGDALTEAEMDTLAEAHRPVVRLRDRWVLVDPALVRKARKRDLGLLDPVDALSVALTGTAEVDGETVEAVPAGALAALRDRLTAGVRPAEPPPGLHATLRDYQSRGLAWLDLMTSLGLGGCLADDMGLGKTVTVIALHLKRARREPTLVVCPASLLGNWQREITRFAPGVPVRRFHGPDRSLDGLDARTLDGLDAGFVLTTYGTMRSAAPQLTGQRWGMVVADEAQHVKNPYSATAKALRTIPSPARVALTGTPVENNLSELWALLDWTTPGLLGPLKSFRARHARAVENGEDEEAAERLARLVRPFLLRRRKSDPGIVPELPPKTETDHPVPLTREQAALYEAVVRESMLAIETAEGMARRGLVLKLLTSLKQICDHPALYLKEEHQRGGSDRLAARSGKLALLDELLDTLLAEDGSALVFTQYVGMARMITSHLAARAVPVDLLHGGTQVPERERMVDRFQSGATPVLVLSLKAAGTGLNLTRAGHVVHFDRWWNPAVEEQATDRAYRIGQTQPVQVHRLITEGTVEDRIAEMLAAKRALADAILGTGESALTELTDRELSDLVSLRRQA, from the coding sequence ATGAGCGACACGGCCGCGGCGGTGACGGACCCGGCGGCACACACCGTGCCCGTGCGGCTCGCCGCCGTCTTCCTGCCCGCCCCCCTCCCGCGCGAGGGACGCGTCGCCTTCTGGGACCCGGACGGCCGGACCCAGGACGGCGAGGCGCGGCCGCAGGACGACCGCACCGGACCGACCGGGCACACGATCGACGGCCCCTCCGGGGAACACCGGCACGCGGTCGACTGCCCACCGGAGCCCACGGAGCTCACGGTCGTACGACGGCACGGAGCGGGCGCTCGCCGCCGTACCGTCCAAGCACTGTCCCTGCCCCTCGGCGAAGCGCTGCCCCACCTCGTGCGCGCACGGCACGACCCGGCGGCCCACCCCGCCACGGCCTGCTGGGGCGCGGCCGCCCTGCACGCCCTGCGGCTCACCGCCCGCGGCCGCCTGCTGCCCGGCCTGACCCCCACCGGGCACGACGCCTGGCGCGCCGGCCCCCTCGACCCGGACGACATCGCCCACCTGCGCGCGATCGCCGCCGCCCTGCCGTACGAGGGCCACGCGGTGCCGCTGTCCGGCCCCGGCCCGCTGCTGCTGCCCGAACCAGAGGCACTGCTGCGCGCCTTCCTCGACGCGGTCGCCGACACCCTGCCCCGCACACCGGCCGCACCCCACACCTTCGGCAGGCCCTTCGCGGACCGCCGGCCCCAGCACCTGCCCCATGCCCACGACTGGGCTGCGGAGGTCGCCGCCGGCATGGACGCCGGCGTGCGGATCTCACTGCGGCTGGACCTGTCGGCGTACGACGCGTTCGACGGCGCACCGGACGACGACGAGGCGGCACGCAGGGCGGGCGCGGCGATCATCCAGGTGCACAGCCTCGCCGACCCCACCCTCGTGGCCGACGCGGCGGCCCTGTGGGCGGGCGAGGCGGACGCGGCGTTCGGCCCCCGCGCGCGCGTGGACGCCGCCCTGGCCGTGCGGCGCGCGGCCCGCGTCTGGCCCCCGCTGGACCGGCTCGCCGAGCAGGAGGTGCCCGACGTCCTCGCCCTGTCCGAGGAGGAGGTGACCGAACTGCTCGGCGTGGCCGCGACCCGGCTCGCGGCGGCCGGCGTCGCCGTGCACTGGCCCCGGGACCTGGCGCAGGACCTGACGGCGGCCGCCGTGGTGCGGCCCGCACCGGGCTCGGCGACCGACGGCACCGGCTTCTTCGACAGTGAGGAACTGCTCGCGTTCCGCTGGCAGTTGGCGCTCGGCGGCGACGCGCTCACCGAGGCCGAGATGGACACGCTCGCCGAGGCCCACCGCCCGGTCGTGCGGCTTCGGGACCGCTGGGTGCTCGTCGACCCGGCCCTCGTCCGCAAGGCCCGCAAACGCGACCTGGGCCTGCTGGACCCGGTCGACGCGCTCTCTGTAGCCCTCACCGGCACCGCCGAGGTCGACGGCGAGACCGTCGAGGCGGTGCCCGCCGGAGCGCTGGCCGCACTGCGCGACCGGCTCACGGCCGGGGTACGGCCGGCCGAGCCCCCGCCGGGCCTGCACGCCACCCTGCGCGACTACCAGTCGCGCGGCCTCGCCTGGCTCGACCTCATGACCTCCCTCGGCCTCGGCGGCTGTCTCGCCGACGACATGGGTCTCGGCAAGACCGTCACCGTGATCGCCCTGCACCTGAAGCGGGCGCGCCGCGAACCCACCCTCGTGGTCTGCCCGGCCTCCCTCCTCGGCAACTGGCAACGGGAGATCACCCGGTTCGCCCCCGGCGTCCCCGTCCGCCGCTTCCACGGCCCGGACCGCAGCCTGGACGGTCTCGACGCCCGCACCCTGGACGGTCTCGACGCCGGCTTCGTGCTCACCACGTACGGCACCATGCGGTCGGCGGCGCCGCAGCTGACCGGACAACGGTGGGGCATGGTCGTCGCGGACGAGGCGCAGCACGTCAAGAACCCCTACTCGGCGACCGCCAAGGCCCTGCGCACGATCCCGTCCCCGGCGCGCGTGGCCCTGACCGGCACCCCGGTGGAGAACAACCTCTCCGAACTCTGGGCCCTGCTCGACTGGACCACTCCCGGACTCCTCGGCCCGCTGAAGTCCTTCCGCGCCCGACACGCACGCGCCGTGGAGAACGGTGAGGACGAGGAGGCCGCGGAGCGCCTGGCCCGGCTGGTGCGCCCCTTCCTGCTGCGCCGCAGGAAGTCCGACCCCGGCATCGTCCCCGAGCTGCCGCCCAAGACCGAGACGGACCACCCGGTCCCGCTCACCCGCGAACAGGCCGCGCTGTACGAGGCGGTGGTACGCGAGTCCATGCTGGCCATCGAGACGGCCGAGGGCATGGCCCGCCGGGGCCTGGTCCTGAAGCTCCTGACCTCGCTGAAGCAGATCTGCGACCACCCGGCGCTCTACCTGAAGGAGGAGCATCAGCGAGGCGGCAGCGACCGCCTGGCGGCCCGCTCCGGCAAACTGGCCCTGCTGGACGAGCTGTTGGACACCCTGCTCGCCGAGGACGGCTCGGCCCTGGTCTTCACCCAGTACGTCGGCATGGCCCGCATGATCACCTCCCACCTCGCCGCCCGCGCGGTGCCCGTGGACCTCCTCCACGGCGGTACGCAGGTCCCGGAGCGCGAACGGATGGTGGACCGCTTCCAGAGCGGCGCGACCCCGGTCCTCGTCCTGTCCCTGAAGGCGGCCGGCACGGGCCTGAACCTCACGCGCGCCGGACATGTCGTCCACTTCGACCGCTGGTGGAACCCGGCGGTCGAGGAACAGGCCACCGACCGCGCCTACCGCATCGGCCAGACCCAGCCCGTCCAGGTGCACCGCCTCATCACCGAGGGCACCGTCGAGGACCGCATCGCCGAAATGCTCGCGGCCAAGCGGGCCCTGGCCGACGCGATCCTCGGCACCGGCGAGTCGGCCCTCACGGAACTGACCGACCGCGAACTGTCCGACCTGGTGTCGCTGCGGAGGCAGGCATGA
- a CDS encoding SWIM zinc finger family protein, translating to MMRATERTDAADRNGTPDAPREAAADDTPEISQPGVRKQTGDSCSADEGTSAGGRPDAAAPPAAEAPVRSGKARPGDVARRALREAREQRLPAGPPAGDEPASEEDSAERTARPGDVAREALRQAASVRRGEPAPGGHPSDVTVSDTAADPPAERSGAQRRPGGGRPADVAREALRAARARSETPAVRAPAGQTRTQQAATRTVLTGEEGERPARRSPDPRRLGRAVSGTRGGDADGRSREVPEPAADPAPGVPPAGSATSLPPRAPAHGPAPHDPSPGTGASTVPAAAPAARRTPPDAGTDSTTGGAPTPDTVAPHAARTMASPRRDGELRRTFPAFPARTREDSTTSGRSGFADTWWGNAWISALEEGALDAARLARGRGYAQAGHVDAITVTPGLVLAYVQGSRPRPYRVQVRLRTLHDADWDRFLDAAAERPGHIAALLDKEMPQSLADCGVPLLPGPGDLEPYCSCPDRGHPCKHAAALCYQTARLLDADPFVLLLLRGRGERELLDALSRLSATRAARAAQDREPEQVPGVRAGDALAPRRLPPLPAPLPPPPHPGQPPVYPAAPGGPDPFALDQLATDAAARAHALLTTGRDPVGGLTLWQDAVRLAAARPGSGLTAATRSLYASLASAAGRTPAELARAVAAWRQGGPAGLAVLEEPWDPPAGRFDRARPLLLAADLPAFRPRRNRLTHPHGQVQLRLGRDGLWYAYESEAGREDWWPRGTPDLDPVGALTGMGTSGAL from the coding sequence ATGATGCGAGCGACGGAACGGACGGACGCGGCCGACCGGAACGGAACGCCGGACGCTCCGCGTGAGGCGGCTGCGGACGATACACCGGAGATCTCGCAACCGGGTGTGCGGAAGCAGACGGGCGACAGTTGCTCTGCGGACGAAGGTACCTCTGCGGGGGGCCGGCCCGACGCCGCGGCGCCGCCGGCGGCCGAGGCCCCGGTCCGCTCGGGCAAGGCCCGACCGGGAGACGTGGCGCGCCGGGCCCTGCGGGAGGCGCGGGAACAGCGGCTGCCCGCCGGTCCGCCCGCAGGCGACGAACCGGCGTCGGAGGAGGACTCGGCGGAGCGGACGGCGCGGCCGGGCGACGTGGCCCGCGAGGCCCTGCGGCAGGCGGCGTCCGTCCGGCGTGGTGAGCCGGCACCCGGTGGCCACCCTTCGGACGTCACCGTCTCGGACACGGCGGCGGACCCACCGGCCGAACGCTCCGGTGCACAGAGGCGCCCTGGCGGCGGGCGCCCCGCCGACGTCGCACGGGAGGCCCTGCGCGCCGCCCGCGCGCGCAGCGAGACGCCGGCGGTTCGGGCTCCAGCGGGACAGACGCGAACCCAGCAGGCAGCGACCAGGACGGTGCTGACAGGGGAGGAGGGGGAGCGGCCCGCCCGCCGTTCTCCCGATCCCCGCCGCCTGGGCCGGGCGGTAAGCGGAACCCGGGGCGGCGATGCCGACGGCCGGAGCCGCGAAGTACCGGAGCCGGCCGCCGATCCGGCCCCAGGCGTGCCGCCCGCGGGCAGCGCGACTTCACTTCCTCCCCGCGCTCCGGCACACGGTCCCGCACCGCACGACCCGTCCCCGGGAACAGGTGCCTCCACCGTTCCGGCGGCCGCCCCCGCCGCCCGCCGCACCCCTCCCGACGCCGGCACCGATTCCACCACCGGTGGCGCTCCCACGCCCGACACCGTCGCCCCGCACGCCGCCCGCACCATGGCCTCCCCCCGCCGTGACGGCGAGCTCCGCCGCACGTTCCCGGCGTTCCCGGCCCGGACGAGGGAGGACTCGACGACCTCCGGCCGCTCCGGTTTCGCGGACACCTGGTGGGGCAACGCCTGGATCAGCGCGCTGGAGGAGGGCGCGCTGGACGCGGCGCGGCTGGCCCGAGGGCGTGGTTACGCGCAGGCGGGACACGTCGACGCGATCACCGTGACGCCGGGGCTGGTACTGGCGTACGTACAGGGGAGCCGTCCGCGCCCGTACCGGGTGCAGGTGCGGCTGCGGACGCTGCACGACGCCGACTGGGACCGGTTCCTTGACGCCGCCGCCGAGCGCCCGGGGCACATCGCCGCGCTTCTCGACAAGGAGATGCCCCAGTCCCTCGCCGACTGCGGGGTTCCCCTCCTCCCCGGCCCAGGAGACCTGGAGCCGTACTGCAGCTGCCCCGACCGCGGCCACCCCTGCAAACACGCCGCGGCCCTCTGCTACCAGACCGCGCGCCTGCTGGACGCCGACCCCTTCGTGCTGCTGCTCCTGCGCGGACGGGGCGAGCGCGAACTGCTCGACGCTTTGTCCCGGCTGAGCGCCACCCGAGCGGCGCGGGCGGCCCAGGACAGGGAACCCGAGCAGGTGCCGGGAGTGCGCGCCGGCGATGCCCTCGCCCCTCGTCGACTCCCGCCCCTGCCCGCCCCGTTGCCGCCGCCCCCGCACCCCGGGCAGCCCCCGGTCTACCCGGCGGCCCCCGGCGGTCCGGACCCCTTCGCCCTGGACCAGCTGGCGACCGATGCCGCAGCCCGCGCCCACGCCCTGCTCACCACCGGCCGCGACCCCGTCGGCGGGCTGACGCTGTGGCAGGACGCGGTGAGACTGGCCGCCGCACGCCCCGGCTCCGGTCTGACCGCGGCCACCCGCTCCCTCTACGCCTCGCTCGCCTCCGCCGCCGGACGCACCCCGGCCGAACTGGCGCGCGCGGTCGCCGCATGGCGGCAGGGCGGACCGGCAGGGCTCGCCGTCCTGGAGGAGCCGTGGGATCCGCCGGCCGGCAGGTTCGACCGGGCCCGCCCCCTGCTCCTCGCCGCCGACCTGCCCGCCTTCCGTCCCCGGCGCAACCGGCTCACTCATCCCCACGGCCAGGTCCAGCTCCGCCTGGGCCGCGACGGCCTGTGGTACGCCTACGAGTCCGAGGCCGGCCGCGAGGACTGGTGGCCCCGCGGCACCCCCGACCTCGACCCGGTCGGCGCCCTGACCGGCATGGGGACGTCCGGCGCACTGTGA
- a CDS encoding transglycosylase domain-containing protein, translating into MGYLRSGGARSGRSLPSATLPGKTAVQLLKFLSASALAGVVLAGIALPATGAFGLSAKGAATGFDELPGDLKSPPLSQASHILDANGDLIATVYSRDRTVVPLSRVSPVMQKAIVAVEDARFWQHGPIDPKGVLRAVVRDTQAGGAEQGASTLTQQYVKNVFIEEAGDDPTAVAQATSPTLGRKIRELKYAIQAEKELGKKKILENYLNIVPFGEQSFGIEAASERYFSTHAQDLTLPQAALLAGVVNGTTLYDPVQHPQAARDRRDVVLQRMAAVHDITQAQADAARRQPLGLKVTAPRNGCITAVRGAGFFCDYVRKVFLSSPVFGATAGDRARRWNTGGLTIRTTLDPKAQDAVQASITRHVYQTDPVATAVTLVQPGTGRILAMGQSRPYGFGTDETQINLSVDHDMGGGTGFQSGSTFKPITAAAAIDGGTDPGTVLPAPYSMDYPSPVSTCGSPWVRNPTDPPLSNEDKSEVGPMDMKKAMALSVNTYFVQLISNIGICPVVRMEQKLGVRQANGAPLEQVPSITLGTQQVSPLTMASAYAAFADNGVYCTPVAIESISDASGRSLPVPKSSCSQAMSPKTAASLNTLLKGVVEDGTGRQAGLKDRDSAGKTGTTDNRWAAWFVGYTSNLAGAVWVGGPSHNVSMTGITIGGVFHKEVFGADTPGPIWRDAMTGALAGTVSPPLPTVQLAADKP; encoded by the coding sequence ATGGGGTACCTGCGTTCCGGAGGGGCTCGATCCGGGCGATCGCTGCCATCCGCCACACTGCCGGGAAAGACGGCCGTACAGCTACTGAAGTTTCTCAGCGCCAGCGCACTGGCCGGAGTGGTGCTGGCCGGCATCGCGCTCCCGGCCACCGGCGCGTTCGGCCTGTCCGCGAAGGGCGCCGCCACCGGCTTCGACGAGCTGCCGGGCGATCTCAAGAGCCCGCCGCTGAGCCAGGCCTCACACATCCTGGACGCCAACGGTGACCTCATCGCGACGGTCTACTCCCGGGACCGGACCGTGGTCCCGCTCAGCCGGGTGAGCCCGGTCATGCAGAAGGCCATCGTCGCCGTCGAGGACGCCCGCTTCTGGCAGCACGGCCCCATCGACCCCAAGGGCGTACTCCGCGCTGTCGTCAGGGACACCCAGGCGGGCGGCGCCGAGCAGGGTGCCTCCACGCTGACCCAGCAGTACGTCAAGAACGTCTTCATCGAGGAGGCGGGTGACGACCCGACCGCCGTGGCCCAGGCCACCTCGCCCACCCTCGGCCGCAAGATCCGGGAACTCAAGTACGCGATCCAGGCCGAGAAGGAACTCGGTAAGAAAAAGATCCTGGAGAACTACCTCAACATCGTGCCGTTCGGAGAGCAGTCCTTCGGCATCGAGGCGGCCTCCGAGCGCTACTTCAGCACCCACGCCCAGGACCTGACGCTCCCGCAGGCCGCTCTCCTGGCCGGAGTCGTCAACGGGACCACGCTGTACGACCCCGTCCAGCACCCACAGGCCGCCCGCGACCGCCGCGACGTCGTCCTGCAGCGCATGGCCGCCGTGCACGACATCACCCAGGCGCAGGCCGACGCCGCCAGGAGACAACCCCTCGGGCTGAAGGTCACCGCGCCCAGGAACGGCTGCATCACCGCCGTCCGCGGCGCCGGTTTCTTCTGCGACTACGTCCGGAAGGTCTTCCTCAGCAGCCCCGTCTTCGGCGCGACCGCGGGGGACCGTGCCCGGCGCTGGAACACCGGAGGCCTGACCATCAGGACCACCCTGGACCCGAAGGCCCAGGACGCCGTCCAGGCGTCCATCACCCGGCACGTCTACCAGACCGACCCCGTCGCCACGGCCGTCACTCTCGTCCAGCCCGGCACCGGCAGGATCCTGGCGATGGGACAGTCGCGACCCTACGGCTTCGGCACGGACGAGACGCAGATCAACCTCAGTGTCGACCACGACATGGGCGGCGGCACCGGCTTCCAGTCCGGCTCGACGTTCAAGCCGATCACCGCCGCCGCGGCGATCGACGGCGGTACCGACCCAGGCACCGTGCTGCCGGCGCCGTATTCGATGGACTACCCGAGTCCGGTGAGCACCTGCGGCAGTCCGTGGGTGCGCAACCCCACCGACCCACCGCTGTCGAACGAGGACAAGTCGGAAGTCGGCCCCATGGACATGAAGAAGGCGATGGCCCTGTCGGTCAACACCTACTTCGTCCAGCTCATCAGCAACATCGGTATCTGTCCCGTGGTCCGGATGGAGCAGAAGCTCGGCGTGCGGCAGGCGAACGGTGCTCCGCTCGAACAGGTTCCCTCCATCACCCTCGGCACCCAGCAAGTGAGCCCGCTGACCATGGCGTCCGCCTACGCCGCCTTCGCCGACAACGGCGTCTACTGCACGCCGGTCGCCATCGAGTCGATCAGTGACGCGAGCGGCAGGTCGCTGCCGGTACCGAAGTCCTCGTGCAGCCAGGCGATGTCTCCGAAGACCGCCGCGAGCCTCAACACACTGCTCAAGGGCGTGGTCGAGGACGGTACCGGCCGGCAGGCCGGCCTGAAGGACCGCGACAGCGCGGGCAAGACCGGTACGACCGACAACCGCTGGGCCGCGTGGTTCGTCGGCTACACCTCGAACCTGGCCGGCGCGGTCTGGGTCGGCGGCCCGTCCCACAACGTCTCCATGACCGGCATCACCATCGGCGGCGTGTTCCACAAGGAGGTCTTCGGCGCCGACACACCGGGCCCCATCTGGCGCGACGCCATGACCGGCGCTCTCGCCGGTACTGTCTCGCCCCCGTTGCCCACCGTCCAACTCGCTGCCGACAAGCCATAG
- a CDS encoding alpha/beta hydrolase-fold protein, which produces MNLTGAPLFVLLIVATALCVAATMVLWSRMRGPQSLRWLLRLLMIGLCQLTAISVVAVWINNSYGLYASWDDLLGRDTGTAAVAMPGPPAARARLTRGDKGLLQTYFRGAHSKLSGEVIVWTPPQYDQPQYRHTRFPVVLLMHGVPGGPASWIEQGGIPQDFEQLMNGGTVHPFILAMPVVDPGGVDTDCTDVPDRKVATWIAKDVPELISKKFRTVPGPSGWGLMGFSTGGFCAARLPLAYPSVFGAGAALDPDPLTGDPTVVEDQALRERTSPMGLVHHSTAKVSLFLATSAQDRLSPPSYIQQFVRAAAGTPVRVQTLVLASGGHNYNTWTRMYPDAFTFLGRHLAAPQPAHS; this is translated from the coding sequence TTGAATCTCACCGGCGCGCCGTTGTTCGTCCTGCTGATCGTGGCCACGGCGCTCTGCGTAGCAGCGACGATGGTGCTGTGGTCGCGGATGCGCGGACCGCAATCGCTGCGGTGGCTGCTGCGGCTGCTCATGATCGGCCTCTGCCAACTGACCGCGATCTCGGTGGTGGCGGTGTGGATCAACAACAGCTACGGCCTGTACGCGTCATGGGACGATCTGCTGGGCAGGGACACCGGCACCGCTGCCGTCGCCATGCCCGGCCCGCCGGCGGCGCGGGCCCGGCTCACCCGCGGCGACAAGGGACTCCTCCAGACCTACTTCCGCGGTGCTCACTCCAAGCTCTCCGGGGAGGTCATCGTCTGGACACCGCCGCAGTACGACCAGCCGCAGTACCGGCACACCCGGTTCCCGGTGGTGCTGCTCATGCACGGGGTGCCCGGTGGCCCCGCCTCCTGGATCGAGCAGGGCGGCATCCCCCAGGACTTCGAACAGTTGATGAACGGGGGGACGGTCCATCCGTTCATCCTGGCCATGCCGGTGGTCGACCCCGGCGGCGTCGACACCGACTGCACCGACGTGCCGGACCGCAAGGTCGCCACCTGGATCGCCAAGGACGTGCCGGAGCTGATCAGCAAGAAGTTCCGCACGGTCCCGGGGCCGAGCGGCTGGGGCCTGATGGGGTTCTCCACCGGCGGGTTCTGCGCCGCGAGACTGCCCCTGGCCTACCCGAGTGTCTTCGGTGCGGGGGCCGCGCTCGACCCCGACCCGCTCACCGGGGACCCGACGGTCGTCGAGGACCAGGCCCTGCGAGAGCGCACCAGTCCGATGGGCCTGGTGCACCACAGCACCGCAAAGGTGAGCCTGTTCCTGGCCACCTCGGCCCAGGACCGGCTCAGCCCGCCGAGCTACATCCAGCAGTTCGTGCGGGCCGCCGCCGGCACCCCGGTCCGCGTGCAGACCCTGGTCCTGGCCAGCGGCGGCCACAACTACAACACCTGGACCCGGATGTATCCGGACGCCTTCACCTTCCTCGGCCGCCACCTCGCCGCTCCACAGCCGGCCCACTCCTAG
- a CDS encoding HAMP domain-containing sensor histidine kinase — MTSQQLARRSLQTRLALAYAAGIYAAGVFVLVLVIVPLASVDAAKPQGHASSRVTTGTGRGISLPHLLTGSAVALVILVPVALALGWFVAGRFLHPLRAITATAKGISAGNLHRRLDLGEPTDELTELGHTLDDLFARLQASFDAQRHFVANASHELRTPLAGLRTLLEVALADPDADTLRSACEEALALCAYQERLVRALLVLATSERGVCRWDTLDLAQVVEGVLASRRDQATGRNIGLAEHLTPAVTAGDPRLIESLVANLVDNAIRHNHPHGIVEITTQDFGTQVTLTVTNSGPVVPDNQIQRLFQPFQKLAPDRNGRREGYGLGLAIVNAVAQAHHATLTTTAPPGGGLSITVRFTHTSHPNLSRSYVVGGSGGPS; from the coding sequence ATGACCTCCCAGCAGCTCGCCAGAAGGTCCCTGCAGACACGGCTCGCGCTCGCCTACGCGGCGGGCATCTACGCCGCCGGGGTCTTCGTGCTCGTCCTCGTCATCGTCCCGCTCGCCAGCGTCGACGCGGCCAAGCCCCAAGGCCACGCCTCGTCGAGGGTGACCACCGGAACCGGGCGTGGGATCAGCCTGCCGCACCTCCTCACGGGATCCGCCGTCGCTCTGGTCATTCTGGTTCCCGTCGCCCTGGCTCTCGGCTGGTTCGTCGCCGGCCGGTTCCTGCACCCGCTGCGCGCCATCACCGCCACCGCCAAAGGCATCTCCGCCGGCAACCTCCACCGGCGCCTCGACCTCGGCGAGCCCACGGACGAGCTGACGGAACTCGGCCACACCCTCGACGACCTGTTCGCCCGCCTTCAAGCCTCCTTCGACGCCCAACGCCACTTCGTCGCCAACGCCTCCCACGAGCTGCGCACCCCCCTCGCCGGCCTGCGAACCCTCCTCGAAGTCGCCCTCGCCGACCCCGACGCCGACACCCTGCGCTCGGCCTGTGAGGAGGCCCTCGCCCTCTGCGCATACCAAGAGCGACTCGTCAGGGCACTCCTCGTCCTCGCCACCAGCGAGCGCGGAGTCTGTCGTTGGGACACCCTCGACCTCGCCCAAGTCGTCGAAGGGGTGCTCGCCTCCCGCCGCGACCAGGCAACGGGCAGAAACATCGGCCTGGCCGAACACCTGACGCCCGCGGTGACGGCCGGGGATCCAAGGCTGATCGAAAGCCTCGTCGCCAACCTCGTCGACAACGCCATCCGCCACAACCACCCGCACGGGATCGTAGAGATCACCACCCAGGATTTTGGGACCCAGGTGACCCTCACGGTCACCAACAGCGGGCCGGTCGTCCCCGACAACCAGATTCAGCGACTCTTTCAGCCCTTCCAGAAACTGGCGCCCGATCGGAACGGCCGCCGCGAGGGCTACGGTCTCGGCCTCGCCATCGTCAACGCCGTCGCCCAAGCCCACCACGCCACCCTCACCACCACCGCACCCCCCGGAGGGGGCCTGTCCATCACCGTTCGGTTCACGCACACATCTCATCCGAACCTCAGCCGGTCCTACGTTGTTGGTGGGTCGGGCGGGCCGTCGTAA
- a CDS encoding response regulator transcription factor gives MRVLVVEDFEVLARSIGNGLRHEGMAVDVVLDGTAALEHLAVTRYDVVVLDRDLPGVHGDEICRQLAHGRCETRVLMLTASDTIEDRVDGLGLGADDYLPKPFAFAELVARVRALARRASPALPPTLACGDIALDPARRVAFRSGRRLELSPKEFALLECLLAAPGLVISAEELLERVWDAAADPFSSAVKHTMHRLRAKLGDPPVIETIREGGYRIGSS, from the coding sequence GTGAGGGTCCTCGTCGTCGAGGACTTCGAGGTCCTCGCCCGCTCCATCGGAAACGGGCTGCGCCATGAGGGCATGGCCGTCGATGTCGTCCTCGACGGGACTGCCGCCCTCGAACATCTGGCCGTCACCCGCTACGACGTGGTGGTCCTCGACCGCGACCTGCCCGGCGTCCACGGGGACGAGATCTGCCGGCAACTCGCCCACGGCCGCTGCGAGACCCGCGTCCTGATGCTCACCGCGTCCGACACGATCGAGGACCGCGTCGACGGGCTCGGCCTCGGTGCCGACGACTACCTGCCCAAGCCGTTCGCGTTCGCCGAACTGGTCGCCCGCGTCCGTGCCCTGGCCCGCCGCGCCTCCCCAGCGCTGCCGCCCACCCTGGCATGCGGGGACATCGCCCTCGATCCGGCGCGCCGCGTCGCGTTCCGTTCCGGCCGGCGCCTTGAGCTGAGCCCCAAGGAGTTCGCCCTGCTCGAATGCCTGCTCGCCGCGCCCGGCCTGGTCATCTCCGCCGAGGAGCTGCTCGAACGCGTCTGGGACGCGGCCGCCGACCCCTTCAGCAGCGCCGTCAAGCACACCATGCACCGGTTGCGGGCCAAGCTCGGCGATCCGCCCGTGATCGAGACCATCCGCGAAGGCGGCTACCGCATCGGATCGTCATGA